From the Saccharomycodes ludwigii strain NBRC 1722 chromosome I, whole genome shotgun sequence genome, one window contains:
- a CDS encoding uncharacterized protein (similar to Saccharomyces cerevisiae YOL013C | HRD1 | HMG-coA Reductase Degradation): MSGDYRSNTNNGNNITTNINISRNEKYTGKNIEVSEYNDTICVICLEPIYEHTLFKSKETIKIKEIVSVLLPCRHEYHQQCLHKWFDFCNASTNNGNVFANTNIKCPTCRSRINEEEQYTISTTHHEYNENTKHVTKKFEKKVILDFEYFWINILSVDRIQKASLLLMSERKDSFNGKSKHEDIIIEETYENMCKFTRTLYHQNKERERKEKLCNIVRGILDPIYYNANHKMEMERSTAFSKKQYKQINEKVSRILYKTSSKNHKELALKLCESEISGILTPKQIIVRQNDKLIIM; the protein is encoded by the coding sequence ATGTCTGGGGATTACAGGTCTAACAccaataatggtaataatattactactaatatAAACATAAGTAGAAATGAAAAGTATACcggaaaaaatattgaagtGTCTGAATATAATGATACCATATGTGTTATTTGTTTAGAACCCATTTATGAGCATACTCTGTTTAAAAGTAAAGaaactataaaaataaaagaaatcgTATCGGTACTGTTACCGTGTAGACATGAATATCATCAGCAATGTTTGCACAAGTGGTTTGACTTTTGTAACGCCAGTACTAATAATGGAAATGTTTTTGCTAATACCAATATTAAATGTCCAACTTGTAGATCCAGAATAAATGAAGAAGAGCAATACACAATAAGTACAACCCATCATGAATACAACGAAAATACCAAACATGTAACTAaaaagtttgaaaaaaaagttatactagattttgaatatttctGGATTAACATCTTGAGCGTTGATAGGATACAAAAAGCATCGTTACTTTTAATGTCAGAGAGGAAAGACAGTTTTAATGGAAAGTCCAAGCATGAAGACATAATTATAGAGGAAACTTACGAAAATATGTGTAAATTTACAAGAACCTTATACcatcaaaataaagaaagagaaagaaaagaaaagcttTGTAATATAGTTCGGGGCATTTTAGATCCTATATATTACAATGCGAATCACAAGATGGAAATGGAACGTTCTACAGCTTTTAGTAAAAAGCAATACAAACAGATTAATGAGAAAGTATCTAGAATATTATACAAAACATCAAGTAAAAATCATAAAGAATTGGCCTTGAAGTTATGTGAATCTGAAATATCTGGGATTTTGACTCCAAAACAGATTATAGTGCGGcaaaatgataaattaataataatgtaa
- the NVJ2 gene encoding Nvj2p (similar to Saccharomyces cerevisiae YPR091C | NVJ2 | Nucleus-Vacuole Junction) has protein sequence MISLKLFLIIYLFGGVTFIPLILYLWFINLPNKTDKNTIIDTHIEGDKQPLLKESSTVDPQLKAGEFDEKTDVSVFKKGWMTVTKQFYYHPSALPSNQENSDTTANILTLDQLNRKKNSYYCVLKHGNLFLYSDEPSVGLSHAVVLKNFFVTIWPREGISEASLFTKKTCIALFKNDYVTPKGKIKVVPPSSFSNCSSSPSSHPSENGFQGIPIDRLPTKSCYFLYFDNNYVKEDWYFALIDATRNLSSVGNISSFVQPPITAHFKTKDMLKLIQTINSTEGQLATKWLNVFLGRMFLSLQQNDKLANLIKEKLYTKLSKINKPDFLDDFKINSVDAGDIAPIFTNPKCTELNVEGDCKISVDTLYTGGLSLQISTIATLNIVGFRKPKRFPLEVSLKVNRLQGTLMLIMKRPPSNRIWYCFENEPDLDVSIEPVISSKQLSYNMVTNALKSKLRDALNESIVWPAMDDTVYYFPDSEQFYRGGIWVANTNCKSSSTGENGKDGDTNQNDGSGNTTSAHPNKSDDELNANGHHGNQENKEDASSAISLSSTSTSSSQDLLNPYTPQDPLSEGNDLNSLGSKKNTNGINANNDVDNNNRTSVEVVRNKTTDKVGNFKNYLKKKSADAGEQSHTDNSEENTGETKKYTKKFEKWYKNVKESAATLMNEVREDITNIEDDNHNSEAGNNDDSLKENLKTKNDTLNGLDGNSPINNGTCITSLVSGNNIPNSKDSEDLRKRDEETLTAIKESKNHSGKIGTNAGNVNNNSTETVKKLPESVINTHLIPEMISSRRKRSSITTTSTADTSKDGSMITSHAFIPNTTNTPAPITGATINISAASSSSSSSSPSSSSSSSLPSSLPSSPRKDLNEPGINISPVPPSTASTSTARKSKPASMFVKQDDPILHHSLITSPASPSTPFQKMSNEKSIYSDKKVSSINSSTKILTVNGKEIQATKNVSRPLPPPPPSLPKKTGTGILNTASIKKE, from the coding sequence ATGATAAGTTTGAAATTAttcttaataatatatctaTTTGGTGGCGTTACCTTTATCCCATTAATTTTGTACTTATGGTTCATAAATTTACCAAACAAAAcagataaaaatactatCATTGACACGCATATAGAAGGAGATAAACAACCATTGTTAAAGGAATCAAGTACTGTTGATCCACAATTGAAAGCTGGCGAATTCGATGAAAAGACTGATGTGTCAGTTTTCAAGAAAGGTTGGATGACTGTTACAAAACAATTCTATTATCATCCTTCAGCTTTACCATCAAACCAAGAAAATTCAGATACCACCGCCAACATTTTAACTTTAGATCAATTGAATAGGAAGAAAAATTCATATTATTGTGTGTTGAAGCATggaaatctttttttatacagCGATGAGCCAAGTGTTGGATTATCCCATGCcgttgttttaaaaaatttttttgttactatATGGCCAAGGGAAGGTATTTCTGAGGCTTCCTTATTTACTAAGAAAACTTGCATTGCTCTCTTCAAAAATGATTATGTAACACCAAAGGGTAAAATTAAGGTTGTTCCACCTTCTTCCTTCTCTAATTGTTCCTCCTCTCCTTCATCTCACCCCTCTGAAAATGGTTTTCAAGGAATCCCTATTGATAGATTACCCACAAAATCATGTTATTTCTTATactttgataataattacGTTAAAGAAGATTGGTATTTTGCTCTTATTGATGCTACTAGAAATCTCTCCTCTGTTGGTAATATATCCTCGTTTGTTCAGCCTCCAATAACCGCCCACTTTAAAACCAAAGATATGTTGAAATTAATTCAGACTATTAATTCTACTGAGGGCCAATTAGCTACCAAATGGTTAAATGTATTTTTGGGAAGAatgtttttatctttacaGCAAAATGATAAGCTGGCTAATTTGATCAAGGAGAAATTGTATACAAAACTGtctaaaattaacaaaCCAGATTTTTTGgatgattttaaaatcaattcCGTGGATGCTGGTGATATAGCGCCCATTTTCACCAACCCTAAATGTACAGAATTAAATGTTGAGGGTGATTGTAAGATATCTGTAGATACTTTGTACACCGGTGGGTTATCTTTGCAAATATCTACAATTGCCACTCTAAACATTGTCGGTTTCCGTAAACCTAAAAGATTTCCATTAGAGGTTAGTTTAAAAGTTAACAGATTACAAGGTACCTTAATGCTAATTATGAAGAGACCACCAAGCAACAGAATATGGTATTGCTTCGAAAATGAACCAGATCTAGATGTAAGTATCGAACCCGTGATTAGTAGTAAACAATTAAGCTACAATATGGTAACTAACGCTTTAAAGAGTAAATTAAGAGATGCTTTGAATGAATCAATTGTTTGGCCAGCAATGGACGATACTGTTTATTACTTCCCCGATTCTGAACAGTTCTATAGAGGTGGTATTTGGGTTGCCAATACGAATTGCAAAAGTTCTTCCACCGGtgaaaatggaaaagatGGTGACACCAATCAAAATGATGGCAGCGGTAATACTACTTCTGCTCATCCTAACAAATCTGATGATGAACTAAATGCTAACGGCCATCATGGCAACcaagaaaacaaagaagATGCTTCTTCTGCAATTTCCCTATCATCAACCTCCACTTCCTCATCGcaagatttattaaaccCCTACACTCCGCAAGATCCATTATCTGAGGGAAATGATTTGAACTCACTAGgttccaaaaaaaacactaaTGGCATCAACGCTAATAATGATgttgacaataataaccGAACTTCTGTGGAGGTTGTTCGTAACAAAACAACTGATAAGGTCGGCAACTTTAAaaactatttaaaaaaaaaatcggCAGATGCCGGCGAACAATCACATACTGACAATTCGGAAGAAAACACTGGAGAAACCAAAAAATACACAaagaaatttgaaaaatggtACAAAAACGTGAAAGAATCAGCAGCTACTTTAATGAATGAAGTTCGTGAAGATATTACTAATATTGAGGATGATAATCACAATAGTGAAGCCGGTAATAATGACGATTCATTAAaggaaaatttaaaaaccaaaaatgaCACATTAAACGGTTTAGATGGAAATTCTCCAATAAACAATGGCACATGTATAACTTCTTTGGTATCTGGAAATAACATTCCAAATTCAAAGGATTCAGAAGATTTAAGAAAGAGGGATGAAGAAACACTAACTGCTATTAAAGAGTCAAAAAATCACAGTGGTAAAATCGGTACCAATGCTGgaaatgttaataataacagtacgGAGACCGTTAAGAAACTACCTGAGAGTGTAATCAATACACATCTGATTCCTGAAATGATTTCCagtagaagaaaaagatccTCAATTACTACTACATCTACCGCCGATACAAGCAAAGATGGTTCAATGATAACATCACATGCTTTCATCCCCAATACTACTAATACACCTGCTCCCATTACCGGTGCTACCATTAACATTTCTGctgcttcttcttcttcttcttcctcttctccttcttcttcttcctcttcctctcTCCCTTCTTCTCTCCCTTCTTCTCCCAGaaaagatttaaatgaGCCTGGTATTAATATATCACCAGTGCCACCATCAACTGCTTCTACTTCTACTGCCCGTAAATCGAAACCAGCTTCCATGTTTGTTAAACAAGATGATCCTATACTACATCATTCCTTAATCACTTCTCCTGCATCTCCTTCCACTCCATTCCAAAAGATGTCTAAtgaaaaaagtatatattctgataaaaaagtttcttCAATAAACTCATCAACCAAAATTTTAACTGTTAACGGCAAAGAAATACAAGCAACCAAAAACGTTTCAAGACCACTACCGCCACCGCCACCGTCCCTACCAAAAAAGACAGGCACAGGTATCCTTAATACCGCCAGTATTAAAAAGGAATGA
- the TWF1 gene encoding twinfilin TWF1 (similar to Saccharomyces cerevisiae YGR080W | TWF1 | TWinFilin), protein MSTQSGILGDEKLLEAIAHNPSKQVILAQINKSCDTVQLFKSLDSIEELHAFLSNEESKNSNFESFYILVPINLNNSSSSATNNDTSYDFITYIPDISPVRQKMLYASSKLSLQRQIGTSKIGVNLLLNSVEELIPTNLRKELSESASNSDNQSITNTTGLKKIDVSVLSESELANLEISRQQYKQQLVSQTNGSGSQLSFKINDNGQDLLNGFFKPNNMVHNYNFISLLIDISSELVNATNESMIDKVSELPSKIITEHPTYSLYKSSSKNDNTFDQYFFIYSCPSGSKVKERMLYASNKQGLINHLTDQYGITFAKVIEIGDADELELSELKSRDEEEESSANNLNNRLKFNKPKGPPRRGGHK, encoded by the coding sequence ATGTCTACTCAATCAGGTATTTTAGGCGATGAAAAATTGTTAGAGGCAATCGCTCATAATCCATCAAAACAGGTTATCCTAGCACAAATCAATAAAAGCTGTGATACAGTACAATTATTCAAAAGTTTAGATTCTATCGAAGAATTGCATGCATTTCTTTCCAATGaagaatcaaaaaattcCAATTTCGAAtccttttatattttagttCCAATTAATCTGAATAACTCCTCTTCTTCAGCCACCAATAATGATACAAGTTACGATTTTATAACTTACATCCCCGATATTTCACCTGTTAGGCAGAAAATGTTATATGCATCGAGTAAATTAAGCTTACAAAGACAAATTGGCACTTCTAAAATAGGTGTTAATCTATTACTTAATTCAGTCGAAGAGCTAATCCCAACCAATTTGAGAAAAGAATTAAGTGAAAGTGCTTCAAACAGTGACAATCAGTCAATAACCAATACTACCGGCTTGAAGAAAATTGATGTCAGTGTTTTGAGTGAATCAGAGTTAGCTAATTTAGAAATATCTAGGCAACAATATAAGCAACAATTAGTATCACAAACAAATGGGTCTGGCAGTCAGCtaagttttaaaattaatgacAATGGTCAAGATTTACTCAATggattttttaaaccaaaTAATATGGTCCATAACTATAATTTCATTAGCTTGCTCATTGATATTTCCTCTGAACTTGTTAATGCAACTAATGAATCAATGATCGACAAAGTTAGTGAACTGCcatcaaaaattattactgAACATCCTACTTATTCTTTATACAAATCATCCTCAAAAAATGACAATACGTTtgatcaatatttttttatttacagtTGTCCTTCGGGCAGTAAAGTTAAAGAACGTATGTTATATGCGTCCAACAAACAAGGATTGATTAATCATTTAACTGACCAGTACGGCATAACCTTTGCTAAAGTTATTGAAATTGGTGATGCCGACGAGCTAGAATTGAGCGAGTTGAAAAGCAGAgacgaagaagaagaaagttCCGCCAACAATCTAAACAATAGATTAAAGTTTAATAAACCAAAAGGTCCACCAAGAAGAGGTGGCCATAAATAG
- the RDS3 gene encoding U2 snRNP complex subunit RDS3 (similar to Saccharomyces cerevisiae YPR094W | RDS3 | Regulator of Drug Sensitivity) yields MSRHQFDLVMCLNEPGKHIGKVCDKCDGRCPICDSMVNPTIKVRICDQCSNNTTKETCIICGAKNLAKNTAYYCYQCYILEKNKDGCPKVINVGNNKIERHFNQA; encoded by the coding sequence atgTCTCGCCACCAATTTGATTTAGTTATGTGCCTTAATGAACCAGGAAAACACATTGGTAAAGTTTGTGATAAATGCGATGGACGCTGCCCTATTTGTGATTCTATGGTTAATCCAACTATAAAAGTTAGAATATGTGACCAAtgtagtaataatactacaaAAGAAACTTGCATAATATGTGGTGCTAAAAATTTGGCAAAAAATACCgcttattattgttatcaatGTTATATTTTGGAGAAGAATAAAGATGGATGTCCCAAAGTTATAAATGttggaaataataaaattgaaagaCATTTTAACCAAGcttga
- the SYT1 gene encoding Arf family guanine nucleotide exchange factor SYT1 (similar to Saccharomyces cerevisiae YPR095C | SYT1 | Suppressor of ypt3), which produces MFRNNNNANDANNDNTCKVEVEHQQAGKITTQNDTTSECLKEKEFSRDNVDIVKSPTSNIHLSPNGDTYDTANEYNFSNKKSLNAIEEEISNEEEIETIKNIKVEQENKITLPHISVMENNDPIDEQFDFEKSNDSDSITSDVSASEHSDNHHISKPSIVSNLSKNSSIHKCKSEEHVLPTNYNNNKNLDAQLEDLTLRDIEINSDEIKSKRNCKSLEIDQHATLVSNKSQKNDIFSEKLDFKGLKKIGFRSVSTPPDVSPKTVKSFIHKNTTGGCNTNNNSGWNSMDGKTISTKSSTSSLKSKLNKSISFLASKVSTSPLSSNATHSNLISNESTKNVFSNNGEISTFNSNSNLASNLPSTPLLHPGVSSSPIDIILLDEPNNSSSIGYNRLLGSKSPIKATEILTGSPRSRETSSSSDVSLVVDNFAMNNVSNNVNPNTPQITLLSSSGNNLFFDGDDVNNNNNNNNNNNNNNNARNSCTIEDVLINGELNKTNVNGRHVSNDMLYSGKNIDRSNSDRALKTNTKVSVYKNEKNTSSNMEINTMSHTTGNNIISSGINDSAAANKSTLKNNLSVPNQTLLTRKRSKTVGAYDYQSNAKVSLSASPPLLENVGNSTNNRVNNSTALNKLPSTKTSLQKRSNSFKSLDSRSSLGITHLPDSSTSFKESTSSSFVPPAFTPHKRSNTIVNAISNFVSLKSTPSLSNISGFNNNSGSSSASSLMNGSKFVNLELLPKPAEPDLENDTEETYLAKINSYGKYITYILSQSDSEFKNKTLKYFIFTRFDFKNEPLDISLRKLLLFIQLPKETQQIDRIIMAFSEKYFQDSKPSIWSDHGQVYFISFSLLMLHTDHFNFNNKNKISRKEFIELIKSDTESHGDKISSEVLGYFFDNITNKEFPTIHFPFPTESDTSLRKNDNFKTANSHLLYSPIDLIQSHELLSIYPEFLECLSSFSPSYASSNFSNETLNNNGSFNRVSSYLPFSSYLQPNLASSSSSLDLPQPNVNNNIGSSPITKTISPRSPSYAGINPFIDGKSVSKNNFFENLDIYSNIINDTINSITVSSLHSDMFNFLDRASSQQEVPAIIDKNSLRYKNYIKYSMMIKDLKGGYLKFNENDVLKNGKIKTALVNKNITTFEADTSELWKYVKIIQMGSLYLHVSSVPKRRKNKKNHGSGNASSSNCNNTSTVRKRRYSIIPVNINNNSDNGDDGDNNNSNNNNNNNNNNNNNNNNNNNNNNNNNNNNSGSGSSNNNINNNGANSSNGNNNNVFNSKGNNDMLGLDNYSDKVSSLYYKTFGTDFVGDGGDYYEELEKDLKLINIEIDKEKKLNAVKRQQNALSVVGNHEEIRQHHFSADKWKKVFCILTVIGLFVFENNDWVHPEIMKINDVSNYLVDFTPISSKKLKSILSGNGLFVNKIEPHAFEIYNANKREIYYCHNLREIDYWVDSINVVSAFEHCNLELKTVPNSLIPIKRMDMVERLAKWEKSKSAKEFFLKEIEATLKFTGTCVPLSKKTYEELILYLKQLKVKHGWCFYEVCRNQVYIDIIKSVCHIFGYDLVDLEKQVKNRLHTKLVNSSIGTLTKETADTGTHEEDNENKIEIDEKNNILHGTNIK; this is translated from the coding sequence atgttcaggaataataataatgctaatgATGCTAATAACGATAATACATGTAAAGTTGAAGTTGAGCATCAACAGGCAGGAAAAATAACTACCCAAAATGACACTACTTCGGAATGTTTAAAAGAGAAGGAATTTTCCAGGGATAATGTTGATATAGTTAAAAGCCCTACTTCAAATATTCATCTATCGCCAAATGGTGATACTTACGATACTGCTaatgaatataatttttctaacAAAAAATCATTGAATGCTattgaagaagaaatatcAAATGAAGAGGAAATTGaaactataaaaaatataaaagttGAACAAGAGAATAAAATCACACTACCCCATATATCAGTCatggaaaataatgatCCAATAGATGAACAATtcgattttgaaaaatcgAATGATAGTGATAGTATTACTTCGGATGTTTCTGCCAGTGAACATAGTGATAATCATCATATATCAAAACCTAGTATTGTAAgtaatttatcaaaaaattcaagCATACATAAATGTAAAAGTGAAGAGCATGTACTTCCTACGAAttacaacaataacaaaaatctAGATGCTCAACTTGAAGATTTAACCCTACGTGATATTGAGATTAATTCtgatgaaattaaaagcaAACGTAACTGTAAAAGTTTGGAGATTGATCAACATGCAACTTTAGTGTCAAACAAATCCCAGAAAAATGACATTTTCTCAGAAAAACTGGATTTCAAAGggcttaaaaaaattggatttCGCTCGGTTAGTACACCTCCAGATGTTTCCCCTAAAACTGTTAAATCATTTATACACAAGAACACCACTGGTGGTTGtaatacaaataacaatagtggCTGGAATAGCATGGACGGGAAAACTATATCCACAAAATCATCGACATCATCgctaaaatcaaaattaaacaagTCAATATCCTTTTTAGCAAGTAAAGTTTCGACATCGCCACTGTCCAGTAATGCCACCCATAGCAATTTAATATCAAATGAAAGTAccaaaaatgttttttcaaataatggTGAAATATCTACTTTTAATTCAAATTCTAACTTGGCTTCGAATCTACCGTCTACCCCACTTCTTCATCCAGGAGTATCTTCGTCTCCTatagatattattttacttgATGAGCCAAATAACAGTAGCAGTATTGGGTATAATAGACTATTAGGATCTAAAAGCCCGATCAAAGCAACTGAAATATTAACTGGAAGTCCAAGGTCAAGAGAGACCAGCTCCAGTTCAGATGTTTCTCTCGTGGTAGATAATTTTGCTATGAATAATGTTAGTAACAATGTGAATCCTAACACCCCACAAATAACACTATTATCTTCCTCAGGAAATAACTTGTTTTTTGATGGTGACGAtgtcaataataataataataataataataataataataataataataatgctagAAACAGTTGCACTATTGAAGATGTTTTGATAAATGGAGagttaaataaaactaatGTTAATGGAAGACATGTTTCTAATGATATGCTATATTCTGggaaaaatattgatagATCAAACTCAGATAGAGCTTTAAAAACTAATACCAAGGTTTCagtttataaaaatgaaaaaaatacttcAAGTAATATGGAAATAAATACCATGTCACATACAACTGgcaacaatattatttcttctGGTATTAATGACTCAGCAGCTGCAAATAAATcaactttgaaaaataacttGAGCGTGCCTAACCAAACATTATTAACTCGTAAAAGGAGTAAAACAGTAGGGGCATACGATTATCAAAGCAATGCAAAAGTATCCTTGTCCGCTTCACCACCTTTATTGGAAAATGTAGGTAACAGTACCAATAATCGCGTCAATAACAGTACTGCATTGAACAAGTTGCCTTCAACCAAAACCTCACTGCAAAAAAGGTCAAATAGTTTTAAGAGTTTGGATTCGCGTTCGAGTCTGGGAATAACCCATTTACCTGATTCATCTACTTCATTTAAGGAATCTACAAGTAGTTCTTTCGTCCCACCTGCATTTACTCCTCATAAAAGAAGTAATACCATTGTTAATGCTATAAGTAATTTTGTCAGTTTAAAATCAACACCATCATTGTCAAATATATCAGGtttcaacaataatagtggGTCTTCTTCTGCTTCATCCCTGATGAATGGGTCGAAATTTGTCAACTTGGAATTATTGCCCAAGCCAGCAGAGCCTGATTTGGAAAATGACACTGAAGAGACCTATTTAGCAAAAATTAACTCGTatggaaaatatataacCTACATTCTAAGCCAAAGTGATTctgaatttaaaaacaagacattaaaatattttatttttacaagatttgattttaaaaacgaACCTTTAGATATTTCATTACGgaaattattactatttattCAATTACCAAAGGAAACACAACAAATAGATCGTATAATAATGGCATTTAgcgaaaaatattttcaagatTCGAAGCCTTCTATATGGTCAGATCATGGACAAGTTTACTTTATCAGCTTCTCTTTATTAATGCTACATACAGAccattttaatttcaataataagaataaaatcaGTAGAAAAGAGTTTATAGAATTGATTAAGTCAGATACTGAATCACATGGAGATAAGATTTCGAGCGAAGTGTTAggctatttttttgataacaTTACCAATAAGGAGTTCCCAACAATACATTTTCCCTTCCCTACAGAGAGTGATACAAGTTTGcgtaaaaatgataattttaaGACTGCAAACTCCCATTTGCTGTATTCACCCATTGATTTAATTCAGTCGCATGAATTACTATCTATTTATCCCGAATTTTTGGAATGTTTGTCATCATTTTCTCCATCCTATGCAtcatcaaatttttcaaatgaGACgctcaataataatggtagtTTTAATAGAGTGTCCTCATATTTGCCATTTTCATCTTATTTACAACCGAATCTAGCttcatcctcatcatcattagATTTACCTCAGCCAAATgtcaataacaatattggCTCTTCGCCAATTACAAAGACAATATCCCCAAGATCACCATCGTATGCTGGAATAAATCCGTTTATCGATGGGAAATCGGTTtcgaaaaataatttttttgaaaatttggatatctatagtaatattattaatgatacAATTAATTCTATTACAGTATCTAGTTTACATTCTGAtatgtttaattttctGGATAGAGCATCGAGCCAGCAAGAAGTGCCGGCcattattgataaaaattctttaaggtataaaaattatatcaaGTACTCGATGATGATTAAAGATTTGAAGGGTGGGTACCtaaaatttaatgaaaatgatgtATTAAAGAATGGAAAAATCAAAACAGCTTtggttaataaaaacataactACTTTTGAAGCAGATACTAGTGAATTGTGGAAATAtgttaaaattattcaaatgGGGTCTTTATACCTTCATGTCTCGTCGGTGCCTAAAAGGaggaaaaataagaaaaaccATGGATCTGGGAATGCGAGTTCTTCTAATTGCAATAATACAAGCACtgttagaaaaagaagatataGTATTATTCCAGTaaacataaataataatagcgataatggtgatgatggtgataataataatagtaataataataataataataataataataataataataataataataataataataataataataataataataataataataatagtggtagtggtagtagtaataataacattaataataatggagCAAATTCTTCTAAtggcaacaacaataatgtGTTTAATAGCAAAGGTAATAATGATATGTTGGGTCTCGATAATTATTCTGATAAAGTGAGTAGTTTATACTATAAGACCTTTGGTACCGATTTTGTTGGGGATGGGGGTGATTATTATGAGGAGCTTGAAAAAGATCTAAAGTTGATAAATATAGAAATTGACaaagagaaaaagttaaatgCAGTGAAAAGGCAGCAGAATGCGTTATCAGTGGTTGGTAATCACGAAGAAATCAGACAACACCACTTTTCCGCTgataaatggaaaaaagttTTCTGCATATTAACAGTTATTggattatttgtttttgagaATAATGACTGGGTTCACCCAGAAATCATGAAGATCAACGATGTGTCCAATTATCTAGTTGATTTTACTCCGATATCcagtaaaaaattaaaatccaTATTGAGCGGTAATGGTTTATTTGTAAACAAGATTGAGCCACATGCTTTTGAAATTTATAACGCTAATAAAAGGGAGATATATTATTGCCATAATCTAAGGGAAATAGACTACTGGGTCGATTCAATAAACGTTGTGTCTGCGTTTGAACATTGTAACTTGGAATTGAAAACGGTTCCCAATTCCTTAATTCCAATTAAACGAATGGATATGGTGGAAAGATTAGCCAAATGGGAAAAATCAAAGTCGGCCAAAGAATTTTTCCTAAAGGAAATTGAAGCAACACTCAAATTTACTGGAACTTGTGTTccattatcaaaaaaaacttatgaggaattaattttgtatttaaaacaattgaAAGTTAAACATGGTTGGTGTTTTTATGAAGTGTGCAGAAATCAAGTTTATATAGATATCATTAAAAGTGTTTGTCATATTTTTGGATATGATTTGGTGGATCTGGAAAAACAGGTTAAAAACAGGTTGCATACAAAATTGGTAAATAGCTCAATAGGCACTCTAACTAAGGAAACCGCTGATACTGGTACACATGAAGAAGATAACGAGAATAAGATTGAGATTGatgagaaaaataatattttacatgggacaaatattaaatag